Genomic segment of Armatimonadota bacterium:
GATGCCCTGCAGGCCCGAGTTCGTCGGAGTCGCCAGGCTGATGATCCTCGGCGTTGCCGGGCGGAGTTCGTTCTCTTACGACGAGATCGAGGACATCAGGCTCGCCGTCGGTGAGGCATGCACCGCCGCTGTGGAGCGGGCAGTCAAGGCCGAGCAGACCGACACCGTCCTCTGCATCACGTGCCGGATCAACGACAGTCAACTCACAATAGACGTCACGGACGAGGTTGAGCGGGAGCCGGCGACGGCACCCGAGGATGATCAGCCCGTGGACGGGCTGGACGAAGAGAGCATCAGCGCGCTCCTGATGGAGCTGCTGGTAGACGAAATCCGGGTCGAGCCGACGGGTCCCCGCGGCACCCGGATTCATATGTCCAAGCATGTAGGACAGGCATAGATGGCAACCCGAAGGAAAGGGGGCTTGGCGGACTGGACCGATGAGAACGCCGAGTTCCTTTTCGCGCAGTACCTGGAGTGCAAGGATTCGGCGATCCGCGACCGACTCGTGCTGATGCACCAGAATCTCGTCAGGTTTCTCGCCGGCAAGTTCATGAACCGCGGCGAACCGATCGAGGACCTGGTGCAGGTCGGCACGATCGGGCTGATCAACGCCATAGATCGGTTCGACCCATCAAGGGGCACGAAGTTCTCCACATACGCGACACCCACGATCGTCGGGGAGATACGCCGGCATTTCCGGGACAAGGCGTGGAGCCTCAAGGTGCCCCGCCGCCTGCAGGAGTTGAACCTCGCCGCAAACAAGGCGGCTGAGAACCTCTCCCAGAAGCTCGGCCGATCCCCCTCCATACAAGAGATCGCGCAGGAGGTCGGCGCAAGCGAGGAGGAGACCCTCGAGGCCATAGAACTCGGCAACGCGTACGACACGGTATCGCTGGACAGCAGACTCGCCTACGAGAGCGAGTCGGCGCTGCTGCCCCTCACGGACTTCGTCGGAAACACGGACGGCTCGCTAGAGAGCCTGGAGAAGTACGGCGACCTCAACCAGGCGCTTGACTGCCTCGATCCGCGCGAGCGTTCGATAATATACCTGAGGTTCTACCGCGACATGTCGCAGACCGACGTCGCGAGAAAGCTCAAGATTTCCCAGATGCACGTCTCGAGACTCCAACAGAAGGCGCTCGCGCGCCTGAAGGAACTCCTGTCCGGCTAGAGACACCATGACCAACGGCAACCGACATCAGACGGCTATCACAGTTACGGTCCTCACAGTCGTCATCGCCTTCCTGTACGCCGTCAGGAGCACGCTGCCGCCGTTTCTGATAGCCTTCGCGATCGCCTGGCTGCTCGATCCGGTGGTGGACCGCCTGCAGAAGCGCGGGCTGGCCCGGATATGGTCGGTTCTGGCCATCTATGCGATCTTCCTGGCCGCCTTCATCGTCGGCCTGCTGTTCCTCGTGCCCGCCGTGATAGATCAGGCGAAGCAGTTCGGGGCTGACTTCCCAAGGTACTCCGCTCGATTCCAGGATTACGTTTCGGGGGTAATGGTGCAGCATCACGACACGCTTGCGCGGCTCAAGCTGCCGACGACGCTTCGCGACGTCTTCGTGAGATACGGCGATCAGATGAGCGGCCAGTTCGGATCGGCGGTCAGCCTGGTGACGGCGTGGATCACGGCGAACCTGTCGAGGGCGCTGTGGTTCGTCCTCGTTCCGATCATCGCGTTCTACCTTCTGATGGACATTGACCGCATGAGGGCGAAGTCTGCCCTGCTCATTCCGTCGAATATGAGACCGCGCGCGGTCGAGCTGCTCTCGCGGGTCGGCGCCGTTTTCAGCGGCTACGTGCGCGGGCTGATCACCGTCTGCCTGATGTACGGGATCGCGACGACGATCGTGCTCGAAGTGCTACACATGAGATACGGCATCATCCTGGGGCTACTGGCCGGGATACTCTACGCCGTGCCATATCTGGGCGCGATAACCATCTCGCTTCTCGCATTCCTCGTCGGGCTTGCGACATACGACAACGCACTCCCCCAGGCTCTGCTGGCGGTGGGGGCGATGGTCGCGCTGAACCAGGTGTTCGACATGGCGGTGACGCCGAGAATCCTGGGAAAGTCGGTGGGACTGCACCCGGCATTGAGCCTTTTCGCGCTGCTGTCGGGGGCGAAGCTCTTCGGGCTGGTGGGGATGATACTGGCCGTGCCGGTGGCGGCGAGCATTCAGGAAGTGATCTTCGAGTTCTGCCCCGAACTCAAAGCCGAGCCGAAACCGCCTCGGAAGTCGAGACTGAGACGCAGGAAGAAGCCCGCGGCGGAGTAGGCGGCCCTACCTGTAGATCGTGCCGGAGAGGTTGATGTGATCCCACTCGCCCTCCTGAATCGGCTTGCCTTGGTAGAGGAATCGAACCCCGTCCACCCATTCACCCCGATAGCCCCTCTGCAAAAAGGTGTCCATCAGCTTCGTCTGCGTGATGCCCCCACCAGTCGAGCCCTGGAAGTACCCACCATACCAAGAGCGATAGTCGCTCCCTCGTTGTGACTCGCGGAGGTCAATGACCGCCACCTTCTTGCCCTTGACGGTCTCAATCCGGACGACGTTGATGGGCAAATCAGAGAACTCCAGTCGGGAGAGCCTGTCCGCGAGCAGACGCAGCTTCTCGATTACCGTAAAGTGCCTCGGCGAGGCGACGTAGTACTCGACGACGGGAGTGTCGGGTTCGTCGAGCGTGGCGCCGCAGACGGCGAGGAACTCCGGCGGGACGTTGCCGACGGGCGGATACCTGCGCAGACCAGCCAGTTTCTTCTCCAGCAACGCGATCCTGGCTTCGAGCGAAAGTGAGTCGTTCGAGCGCCTATTGTCGCCCGCGGTCAGCCGCTGTGCAGCGATATGCAGTTCGTTCCGCAGACGCGCGACCTTACTGTGCTGCCAAGAGTAGACGACTCCGCCGGCGATCAGGGCGGTCAGGACGGCGGTGATGACGATCGTTCGAACTCGCGCACTTCTCTCGCTCATAGTACACCTCGCGTGATACGGACCTGGAGCTTCAAAGGATGGTTACGCCGGCGCGCGGGGATTTGTTATGTGATACCCATTGTTGAGTACGAGTAGGAGTACGAGTACGAGTAGGAGCGCTTAGAGGCAGACTCGGGGGATGCGGCTGGAGGTGGTGGTTCTGCGCGCAGGGACGATGACCTCGTCGCCGACCTGTACGCCGGGGATGTCGGTGACGTCCACCGAGGTCATCTGCATCGAGACGCGGCCGATGACCGGGGCCTTCGCTCCCCTGACGGTCACACACTCGCCCCGGCGGCGAAGAAGCCTGCGGGCAAGCTGCTGGATCGGCGACGAGGCGCGCCGGGCGAGGCTCTCCGGGATCAGGGTGAAGCCGTCGCAGTAGCCGATCGGGATCACGGCAGCCTTCGTGACCCGTGCTGTCGTGTGTTCACTCCCATAACCGACCTTCGAGCCCGCGGGAAGCTCCCTCAGCGCGACGATGCGCGTCTTCAGCCGCCAAGTGTCTTCGAGTTCTATCTTTCGCTCGGTGTGGGCGGTCGGGAACTGCCCGTAAAGGATGGTGCCGGGGCGAACCATGCCGTAGTGTGAATCGGGCAGATTCAGGATCGCCGAGCTGTTCGCCGCGTGACGCAGGCCGGTCGGCAGTCCGAGTTCATCGAGTTGCGACAGGAGTCGTCCGAACCGCTCGTTCTGCCTGCGCGCGCTCGACAAATCCTTTGCGCCGGCGTTGGCGAAGTGAGTGTAGATGCCGGCGACCTCGACGCCGGGAGAGCCTGCCGCCTGCGAGATGAAACCCGCGCACTCGGAGGGCATCAGCCCGAGGCGGCCCATGCCGGTGTCCACCTTGACGTGGACACGCGCGGCCTTGCCGGCCCTCTTCGCAGCCTGAGAGATACCGCGAAGGGATTCGGGCGAGAACGAGGTAAGATCGAGGTCGGCATCGAGCGCCGCGGACATCTGATCGGGCAGGAGCGGACTGAACACCAGAGTCGGTGTGCCGATCCCAGCCTCACGAAGCTCCATCGCCTCTTCGAGCGTAGTGACAGCAAGGTAGTCGGCAGACGGTTCCAGCGCCTTGGAGACCTCGACCGCACCGTGGCCGTAGGCATCAGCCTTGACGACGGCCATGATCCTGACCGTCGGGCCGACGAGGCCCCGGATCTGCTCCAGGTTGCGGACGATGCTCTTCAGGCTTACTTCGACCCAGTGCGTGTTCACAGCTTGCAGCCTCTGTCGGACCGACACCCGCGACCGCCCTACCTCGGCCGGCGCTTTCCCCGCGAGGCGAGCATGCGCTGGTTCTCCAGCTTCCAGTCCGCGATACGCTGGGCCAGCTGGCTCTCGCGGCCCGCGAGGTACTTGGCAATCGTCATCGCGCCGACGATGTGCAGGTGCATCCTGTATTCGATGTAGCCCGACCTCGCTCCTGCCTGTCGGGTCTCGAACAGGAATGTCTTGGTGTTCGCGCAGGTGGGGAAATGCCGATGGGCGAGCTCGGTCCCGCGCAGGTTGTCAATGTGATAGCTGGTTACCTCGATGCCGTGAGTCTGAAGCATGCCCACCATGAGGCTCTGGATACGAACCGACTCCTCAACGACCTCGGCGCTCGCGCCCGACGACGGCCCGGCGCACTGGAGATAGTCACTGCCGCGATTCGTCGGGCTGAGCTCGTGCGCGTCAACGATCACCTCGGGCGCGACGAGGTCTATCGCGGCCCTGACGGCACGGGTCTCCGGCTGGGCGAGAGCGACCCAGTCGCGGTTGAGATCCACGCCCTCAGCGTTCCGGCGCTGCTTCCGTTCGGCCCCGTCCGGGTTGACCATCGGCACGATGAAGAACGACACCCTGTCAAGCAGGTCGGCGTCTTCATCGCTCGGACTGGTCACCAGGTCGGTGATGAGCTTGAGCATCGCCTCGGTGGTCGCGGGCTCGTCGCCGTGCTGACGGCACATGACGAACATCCGCCTGGTGTCCGCCAGAGCGACCCCCGGACTTGCCAGGACGACCATAGGTATCTCGCGGCCCTGAACCGAGCGGCCCACGGAAACCAGGGTCATGCGGCCCTGCCCCACGGACCCGTCGGCCAGCTCGAGCGACGCGAGCCGCGTCATCATCTCCTTGTGTGAAGTGAGCGCGGGCGCCGAGAGCGACGCACCCGCGATGAGAACGGCGAGCGCCAATGAGAGCGCGGCGCATGCCGGTAACGACTTGCTCTGCACTACTTGCTCCTTACTTGCCGTGTCCGAGAACCAGATCCCGAATCACAAATCCGTTCCGCCCGGGGCATGCCGTCCACCACCCCGCCGGTTGAGCGACTTCATCAGCACCGAGACGCGCGGCTTGGCGGTCACCCAGAGCCAATACCAGGGCGTCGAGTACGGCAGATCGAACTCCCCGACGTACTCGACGAACTGCGCGCCGAAACCCGCCTTGAAACGGTTCAGGCCCTGCAGGTGATCGTCCTCGGCGTCGGAATCCTGCTTCTGGGAGACCCCTCGGAAGTCGTAGACGGCGCAGCCGGATTGCTTCGCCCACTCGATCATGCGCCACTGCATGAGATGGTTCGGCATGACGTTGCGATGCTCGTTGCTCGAAGCGCCGTAGGTGTACCAGCACTTGTCACCGAAGACGAACGACAGCGCCCCGGCGATGACCCGGCCCTCGTACTCCGTGAGGAATAGCTTCGCGTATCCCGGCTCGACGAGGTGCGTCCACATCTGATCGTAGTACTCGAAGCCGCGGACGAGGAAGCGGTCGCGCACGGCTGTCTCCCGAAGCACTTTGTAGAAAGCCTTCAGGTCGTCTCGCGTGCACGAGGAGCGCACGGTGACATCCTTCTTCTCTGCGAGGCGGATGTTGTAGCGCCACTTCGGCTTGAACCCGGCGAGAATCTCATCGAGCGTTGGCCGGAGATCGAGCTGCATCACGCACCTGGGCTGGACGCCGCCGAACCCGTCCTCGTCGGCGATCCTCTTGAAGCCCAACTGCTCGAACGGAGGCGCTTCGTCTTCGATCCGTATCGGCGGGTCAATCTTGAGGAGAATCGCCCCCTCTCGGGATGCGCGCTCTCG
This window contains:
- a CDS encoding SigB/SigF/SigG family RNA polymerase sigma factor, with protein sequence MATRRKGGLADWTDENAEFLFAQYLECKDSAIRDRLVLMHQNLVRFLAGKFMNRGEPIEDLVQVGTIGLINAIDRFDPSRGTKFSTYATPTIVGEIRRHFRDKAWSLKVPRRLQELNLAANKAAENLSQKLGRSPSIQEIAQEVGASEEETLEAIELGNAYDTVSLDSRLAYESESALLPLTDFVGNTDGSLESLEKYGDLNQALDCLDPRERSIIYLRFYRDMSQTDVARKLKISQMHVSRLQQKALARLKELLSG
- a CDS encoding peptidoglycan bridge formation glycyltransferase FemA/FemB family protein → MQVREIPESERTRWNDFVAAQKTGDLLQSFEWGDLKASGGWRPIRLAAEDDGRIVGAVSVLERRLHRLVNKCIFYAPRGPVCDFSGSTDVLSALLDGVRERASREGAILLKIDPPIRIEDEAPPFEQLGFKRIADEDGFGGVQPRCVMQLDLRPTLDEILAGFKPKWRYNIRLAEKKDVTVRSSCTRDDLKAFYKVLRETAVRDRFLVRGFEYYDQMWTHLVEPGYAKLFLTEYEGRVIAGALSFVFGDKCWYTYGASSNEHRNVMPNHLMQWRMIEWAKQSGCAVYDFRGVSQKQDSDAEDDHLQGLNRFKAGFGAQFVEYVGEFDLPYSTPWYWLWVTAKPRVSVLMKSLNRRGGGRHAPGGTDL
- the alr gene encoding alanine racemase; the encoded protein is MNTHWVEVSLKSIVRNLEQIRGLVGPTVRIMAVVKADAYGHGAVEVSKALEPSADYLAVTTLEEAMELREAGIGTPTLVFSPLLPDQMSAALDADLDLTSFSPESLRGISQAAKRAGKAARVHVKVDTGMGRLGLMPSECAGFISQAAGSPGVEVAGIYTHFANAGAKDLSSARRQNERFGRLLSQLDELGLPTGLRHAANSSAILNLPDSHYGMVRPGTILYGQFPTAHTERKIELEDTWRLKTRIVALRELPAGSKVGYGSEHTTARVTKAAVIPIGYCDGFTLIPESLARRASSPIQQLARRLLRRRGECVTVRGAKAPVIGRVSMQMTSVDVTDIPGVQVGDEVIVPARRTTTSSRIPRVCL
- a CDS encoding ATP-binding protein produces the protein MNNHDQAAVVELRMPCRPEFVGVARLMILGVAGRSSFSYDEIEDIRLAVGEACTAAVERAVKAEQTDTVLCITCRINDSQLTIDVTDEVEREPATAPEDDQPVDGLDEESISALLMELLVDEIRVEPTGPRGTRIHMSKHVGQA
- a CDS encoding AI-2E family transporter, encoding MTNGNRHQTAITVTVLTVVIAFLYAVRSTLPPFLIAFAIAWLLDPVVDRLQKRGLARIWSVLAIYAIFLAAFIVGLLFLVPAVIDQAKQFGADFPRYSARFQDYVSGVMVQHHDTLARLKLPTTLRDVFVRYGDQMSGQFGSAVSLVTAWITANLSRALWFVLVPIIAFYLLMDIDRMRAKSALLIPSNMRPRAVELLSRVGAVFSGYVRGLITVCLMYGIATTIVLEVLHMRYGIILGLLAGILYAVPYLGAITISLLAFLVGLATYDNALPQALLAVGAMVALNQVFDMAVTPRILGKSVGLHPALSLFALLSGAKLFGLVGMILAVPVAASIQEVIFEFCPELKAEPKPPRKSRLRRRKKPAAE